In a genomic window of Lathamus discolor isolate bLatDis1 chromosome 4, bLatDis1.hap1, whole genome shotgun sequence:
- the LOC136013744 gene encoding uncharacterized protein LOC136013744 isoform X4, whose product MDASYQRPTFSYSGTCCPCTITSAGLWPRPRCQPGHLFVTEPAQPPHQELPVDVLVQKIQRVTQLVEFLMDYKEEFLREKVAGLARALDEEPPALQKSPETAEVPPVAPESEYLKSSSRERRLPGSSQDTRK is encoded by the exons ATGGATG CAAGTTACCAGAGACCAACCTTCTCCTACTCTGGTACTTGCTGTCCCTGCACCATAACATCAGCAGGATTGTGGCCACGACCAAGATGTCAGCCAGGACATCTGTTTGTCACTGAACCTGCTCAGCCCCCCCACCAGGAGCTGCCTGTGGACGTCCTGGTGCAGAAGATACAGAGG GTGACGCAGCTCGTGGAGTTCCTCATGGACTACAAGGAGGAATTCCTAAGGGAGAAGGTGGCTGGGCTGGCCAGGGCATTGGATGAGGAGccaccagcactgcagaagtCACCAGAAACAGCAGAG GTGCCTCCTGTCGCTCCCGAGAGTGAATACCTCaagagctcttccagggagAGAAG GTTGCCAGGCTCTTCAC
- the LOC136013744 gene encoding uncharacterized protein LOC136013744 isoform X3 has protein sequence MHPSPCPWQAGARREPVGSSSSRSLPSTPLCRRGSTPCPLLCLALGVFEVLSGRKQSAGDAAKEEEERKSSSYLVFIWPCGSCILTFCSRREGEHSWQSCFVQLCPSNTCPAPSSPLPLLQLHCQAVLAVPSSVEAFPRLAAEGRAGLGLTQLFLCPFPMHILPEGVQGAQVTQLPSIKPVLKELSGRRAVTTLDTSSLEKLLQHQAQVRLSCSAISPISTSHTWPGADAACQGPGLLWACLVSAANSPAVEVDMVTWMQVTRDQPSPTLVLAVPAP, from the exons ATGCACCCGTcgccgtgcccatggcaggcaggcGCTAGAAGAGAGCCAGTGGGCTCGTCCTCCTCCAGATCACTCCCTTCCACTCCTCTCTGCAGACGTGGTAGCACCCCGTGCCCTCTTCTGTGCCTTGCCCTGGGCGTGTTCGAGGTGCTGAGCGGCAGGAAGCAGTCAGCCGGGGATGctgccaaggaggaggaagaacgGAAGAGCAGCAGCTACCTCGTCTTCATCTGGCCCTGCGGCTCCTGCATTCTCACCTTCTG CTCTCGCCGTGAGGGAGAG cacagctggcagagctgcttcGTCCAACTGTGTCCATCCAACACCTGCCCAGCCCCATCCTCGCCACTCCCgctgctccagctccactgTCAGGCAGTACTGGCTGTTCCAAGCAGTGTGGAAGCAttccccaggctggcagcagagggaagagctggctTGGGTCTcacacagctctttctctgccccttccccatgCACATACTGCCAGAAGGAGTGCAGGGAGCCCAGGTCACCCAGCTGCCCTCCATCAAGCCGGTGCTCAAGGAGCTGAGTGGCCGCAGGGCT GTGACAACACTGGACaccagcagcctggagaagctgcttcaGCACCAGGCTCAGGTCAGGCTCTCTTGCAGTGCAATCTCACCCATCTCCACCTCTCACACATGGCCAGGGGCTGATGCAGCTTGCCAGGGGCCTGGTCTGCTGTGGGCCTGCTTGGTGAGTGCAGCCAATTCACCAGCAGTCGAGGTGGATATGGTCACATGGATG CAAGTTACCAGAGACCAACCTTCTCCTACTCTGGTACTTGCTGTCCCTGCACCATAA
- the LOC136013744 gene encoding uncharacterized protein LOC136013744 isoform X2 produces the protein MHPSPCPWQAGARREPVGSSSSRSLPSTPLCRRGSTPCPLLCLALGVFEVLSGRKQSAGDAAKEEEERKSSSYLVFIWPCGSCILTFCSRREGEHSWQSCFVQLCPSNTCPAPSSPLPLLQLHCQAVLAVPSSVEAFPRLAAEGRAGLGLTQLFLCPFPMHILPEGVQGAQVTQLPSIKPVLKELSGRRAVTTLDTSSLEKLLQHQAQVRLSCSAISPISTSHTWPGADAACQGPGLLWACLVSAANSPAVEVDMVTWMTRRWPWVRSAWETCVDNSDFINAVLLFRLGGQQVTRDQPSPTLVLAVPAP, from the exons ATGCACCCGTcgccgtgcccatggcaggcaggcGCTAGAAGAGAGCCAGTGGGCTCGTCCTCCTCCAGATCACTCCCTTCCACTCCTCTCTGCAGACGTGGTAGCACCCCGTGCCCTCTTCTGTGCCTTGCCCTGGGCGTGTTCGAGGTGCTGAGCGGCAGGAAGCAGTCAGCCGGGGATGctgccaaggaggaggaagaacgGAAGAGCAGCAGCTACCTCGTCTTCATCTGGCCCTGCGGCTCCTGCATTCTCACCTTCTG CTCTCGCCGTGAGGGAGAG cacagctggcagagctgcttcGTCCAACTGTGTCCATCCAACACCTGCCCAGCCCCATCCTCGCCACTCCCgctgctccagctccactgTCAGGCAGTACTGGCTGTTCCAAGCAGTGTGGAAGCAttccccaggctggcagcagagggaagagctggctTGGGTCTcacacagctctttctctgccccttccccatgCACATACTGCCAGAAGGAGTGCAGGGAGCCCAGGTCACCCAGCTGCCCTCCATCAAGCCGGTGCTCAAGGAGCTGAGTGGCCGCAGGGCT GTGACAACACTGGACaccagcagcctggagaagctgcttcaGCACCAGGCTCAGGTCAGGCTCTCTTGCAGTGCAATCTCACCCATCTCCACCTCTCACACATGGCCAGGGGCTGATGCAGCTTGCCAGGGGCCTGGTCTGCTGTGGGCCTGCTTGGTGAGTGCAGCCAATTCACCAGCAGTCGAGGTGGATATGGTCACATGGATG ACCAGGCGGTGGCCTTGGGTGAGATCAGCCTGGGAGACCTGTGTTGACAACAGTGACTTCATTAATGCTGTGCTCCTGTTTCGTCTGGGTGGACAGCAAGTTACCAGAGACCAACCTTCTCCTACTCTGGTACTTGCTGTCCCTGCACCATAA
- the LOC136013744 gene encoding uncharacterized protein LOC136013744 isoform X1 has protein sequence MHPSPCPWQAGARREPVGSSSSRSLPSTPLCRRGSTPCPLLCLALGVFEVLSGRKQSAGDAAKEEEERKSSSYLVFIWPCGSCILTFCSRREGEHSWQSCFVQLCPSNTCPAPSSPLPLLQLHCQAVLAVPSSVEAFPRLAAEGRAGLGLTQLFLCPFPMHILPEGVQGAQVTQLPSIKPVLKELSGRRAVTTLDTSSLEKLLQHQAQVRLSCSAISPISTSHTWPGADAACQGPGLLWACLVSAANSPAVEVDMVTWMVSEEKTGAGCVFSPALAGRHMCCDGAAMPFLQGTSIPIALQQERAETRGPLVPNDAASPVPWESGTTMRESGRALLPLLLQGSLLCFTWQQAGPAGAGRGCPGYLHSQGSLLQQKHQGRRALVAGKLKAVACLK, from the exons ATGCACCCGTcgccgtgcccatggcaggcaggcGCTAGAAGAGAGCCAGTGGGCTCGTCCTCCTCCAGATCACTCCCTTCCACTCCTCTCTGCAGACGTGGTAGCACCCCGTGCCCTCTTCTGTGCCTTGCCCTGGGCGTGTTCGAGGTGCTGAGCGGCAGGAAGCAGTCAGCCGGGGATGctgccaaggaggaggaagaacgGAAGAGCAGCAGCTACCTCGTCTTCATCTGGCCCTGCGGCTCCTGCATTCTCACCTTCTG CTCTCGCCGTGAGGGAGAG cacagctggcagagctgcttcGTCCAACTGTGTCCATCCAACACCTGCCCAGCCCCATCCTCGCCACTCCCgctgctccagctccactgTCAGGCAGTACTGGCTGTTCCAAGCAGTGTGGAAGCAttccccaggctggcagcagagggaagagctggctTGGGTCTcacacagctctttctctgccccttccccatgCACATACTGCCAGAAGGAGTGCAGGGAGCCCAGGTCACCCAGCTGCCCTCCATCAAGCCGGTGCTCAAGGAGCTGAGTGGCCGCAGGGCT GTGACAACACTGGACaccagcagcctggagaagctgcttcaGCACCAGGCTCAGGTCAGGCTCTCTTGCAGTGCAATCTCACCCATCTCCACCTCTCACACATGGCCAGGGGCTGATGCAGCTTGCCAGGGGCCTGGTCTGCTGTGGGCCTGCTTGGTGAGTGCAGCCAATTCACCAGCAGTCGAGGTGGATATGGTCACATGGATGGTGAGTGAGGAGAAGACAGGGGCAGGATGTGTCTTCTCTCCTGCTCTTGCTGGCAGGCACATGTGCTGCGATGGGGCTGCCATGCCCTTCCTGCAGGGCACGTCCATCCCcattgctctgcagcaggagagagctgaGACCCGGGGCCCCTTGGTCCCAAATGACGCTGCCTCTCCTGTGCCCTGGGAGTCGGGGACAACAATGAGGGAGTCTGGGAGGGCCCTCCTGCCGCTTCTCCTCCAGggctctttgctctgtttcacTTGGCAGCAGGCAGGACCCGCAGGTGCAGGAAGAGGCTGCCCTGGCTATTTGCACAGCCAGGgatctctgctgcagcagaagcaccAGGGTCGTCGGGCTCTGGTGGCTGGGAAGCTCAAAGCAGTGGCCTGCCTGAAATAG